Proteins found in one Thunnus maccoyii chromosome 5, fThuMac1.1, whole genome shotgun sequence genomic segment:
- the c2cd4a gene encoding C2 calcium-dependent domain-containing protein 4A produces MWVVEKILVSMESSNLPIPSAEFSFKIGDIIFGEKADKPKRISLCPNVITPDNIPEFCIPPTIPSLQETKIMEHSRAARAIKVSPCERASPETEVTRHEPLNPHIIQVESVDESPYDGCSDEETTNADPQSQAALSLPHLAKAQTCYGFCTLLESPHTRRKESLFHSDPGSSPLLLPRSRSSMCSKVSPSTSPSSSPSSFSLNTLTSKLSPRGYTLNWQATLDSDTTSSTESSPFSSPLLTRCPAKSSLFKALSHELLLSRNMRKAMVSRNNSLSTDEGSSTDNSPNVMRRASEGLAEGLPSSYSLAPPTIFPMDLTLHRERVMKERMVPIGKDGSLRLSAEYCPDNQRLRVRLISTEGLYPLSVDPKIINCSVSLSLVPGKVQKQRSTVIRKSRNPIFNEDFFFDGISEEDLSQRSLRFKVVNKMSTLKRDYLLGDCDLPLSSIVTL; encoded by the coding sequence ATGTGGGTGGTGGAGAAGATCCTCGTGTCAATGGAGAGCTCTAACCTGCCTATCCCATCAGCAGAATTCAGCTTTAAAATTGGCGACATCATCTTTGGAGAAAAAGCTGACAAACCCAAAAGGATTTCCCTCTGTCCGAATGTCATCACCCCTGACAACATCCCAGAGTTCTGTATCCCCCCAACAATCCCATCCCTGCAGGAGACTAAGATTATGGAGCACAGCCGAGCTGCACGTGCTATCAAGGTGTCTCCCTGTGAGAGGGCTAGCCCTGAAACAGAAGTGACACGCCATGAGCCACTCAACCCACACATTATCCAGGTGGAGAGTGTGGATGAGAGCCCCTATGATGGCTGCAGTGACGAGGAGACGACCAATGCAGATCCCCAGAGCCAGGCTGCTTTGTCCCTTCCACACCTGGCCAAAGCCCAGACCTGCTACGGTTTTTGCACCTTACTGGAGAGTCCCCACACCAGGAGGAAAGAATCTCTCTTCCACTCGGATCCTGGCTCCTCTCCGCTGCTGCTGCCCAGGAGTCGATCCAGCATGTGCTCCAAAGTGTCCCCTTctacctccccctcctcctccccttcatcTTTCAGCCTTAACACCCTCACCTCCAAGCTTTCCCCGAGAGGCTACACCCTGAACTGGCAGGCCACTCTGGACAGTGATACGACTTCCTCTACTGAATCCTCTCCTTTCAGCTCGCCCCTGCTGACCAGGTGCCCTGCCAAGTCTTCCCTCTTCAAAGCGCTGAGCCATGAACTGCTGTTGTCAAGGAACATGAGGAAGGCAATGGTGTCCAGGAACAATTCCCTATCCACAGATGAAGGCAGCTCCACAGACAACAGCCCAAATGTCATGAGGAGGGCATCAGAGGGGTTAGCTGAAGGCCTGCCCAGCAGCTACAGCCTGGCGCCACCCACCATCTTCCCCATGGACTTGACTCTGCACAGAGAGAGGGTAATGAAGGAAAGAATGGTACCCATAGGGAAAGACGGCAGCCTGAGACTCTCAGCAGAGTACTGCCCGGATAACCAAAGACTACGCGTTCGCCTGATAAGTACTGAGGGCCTCTATCCTCTATCTGTAGACCCCAAGATTATCAACTGCAGTGTCAGCCTCTCTCTGGTTCCTGGGAAAGTCCAGAAGCAACGCAGCACAGTCATCAGAAAGAGCCGTAATCCGATCTTCAATGAGGATTTCTTCTTTGATGGTATCTCAGAGGAAGACCTCAGCCAGCGGTCCCTTCGCTTTAAAGTGGTGAACAAAATGTCCACCCTGAAAAGAGACTATCTCCTAGGTGATTGTGATTTGCCTCTTTCTAGCATTGTGACATTATAA